In a genomic window of Pelotomaculum thermopropionicum SI:
- a CDS encoding hypothetical membrane protein: MKLLYVCECCDAVVGELSLPVPPAGGAPAGLTGLDREGIIKPGEEGERVILTSLCDDCRETLYGGPGSTFFNGPALH, from the coding sequence TTGAAGCTGCTTTACGTATGCGAGTGCTGCGATGCCGTTGTCGGCGAACTGAGCCTGCCGGTCCCGCCGGCAGGCGGTGCCCCGGCCGGCTTGACTGGTCTGGACCGGGAGGGTATAATAAAACCGGGTGAAGAAGGGGAAAGGGTCATCCTGACTTCCCTTTGCGACGACTGCAGGGAAACATTGTACGGCGGCCCCGGAAGCACCTTTTTTAACGGGCCTGCGCTGCACTGA
- the UvrB gene encoding helicase subunit of the DNA excision repair complex: MRGLLKPLQAVPEFIGLIRGLENNFRQQAVFGLSGSQTSYLYAGLAGVAAPLPVLVVTPGEREACQMADEIAGLLPGAAVKLFPVWQLLPFQIIAHSKEVEAQRLQVLESLVRGERAVVIAPAEAVLRRLVPPQIFGRAALRLATGERAGRDDLIRRLLAMGYERVGLVEGRGQFCLRGGILDVFPMTAHRPVRIEFFDDEVDSIRRFNAATQRSEEKIDEVEIGAARELIVEDKAWENFRRALKKEYRAQALKLEKAGETGAARQLAEKFAETAEGACGYFNGIENFLPYFYREVITILDYLPAGAPVIVDDPVRVKEMIDSIQRERMETYSDLLSRGRVLPSQFLAYAGWSDIQGGLSRHPVIYSSLLPRQPDFVRPQQTFSLPWKAMPSFLGNLKMLAEEIRHWRKSGYATVILVSSHHRAQQILSSLKDHGVDAFYASSPEGHVRSGNVLVAVGSLSGGFELPDCRLAVVTERDIYGQFRRVKRERKRVGRMAPFVDLRVGDYVVHANHGIGQYLGVVPLTIGGHSQEKGITLLGSK, translated from the coding sequence ATGCGCGGTCTGCTCAAGCCGCTGCAGGCGGTGCCGGAGTTTATCGGCCTGATCCGCGGTCTTGAAAATAATTTCAGGCAACAGGCTGTTTTCGGCCTTTCGGGATCCCAGACAAGCTACCTGTATGCCGGGCTGGCCGGGGTAGCCGCACCGCTGCCGGTACTTGTGGTAACGCCGGGGGAGCGGGAGGCCTGCCAGATGGCAGACGAGATTGCCGGCCTCTTGCCGGGAGCGGCGGTAAAACTTTTCCCCGTGTGGCAGCTTTTGCCTTTTCAGATTATCGCCCACAGCAAAGAAGTTGAAGCCCAGCGCCTGCAGGTGCTGGAAAGCCTGGTCAGGGGTGAGCGGGCGGTGGTTATCGCTCCGGCGGAGGCCGTTTTAAGGCGTCTGGTTCCTCCCCAAATCTTTGGCAGGGCTGCTTTGCGCCTGGCCACAGGCGAGCGCGCCGGGCGCGATGATTTAATCCGCCGGCTGCTGGCCATGGGCTACGAGCGGGTCGGCCTGGTGGAGGGGCGGGGCCAGTTCTGCCTGCGGGGCGGGATTCTGGATGTATTCCCCATGACGGCGCACAGGCCGGTTCGCATCGAGTTTTTTGACGACGAGGTTGATTCAATCCGCCGCTTCAATGCCGCCACCCAGCGTTCCGAGGAAAAGATTGATGAAGTGGAAATAGGCGCGGCCAGGGAATTGATAGTCGAAGATAAAGCCTGGGAGAATTTCAGGCGCGCCTTGAAAAAAGAATACAGGGCCCAGGCGCTTAAACTGGAAAAGGCCGGCGAAACCGGGGCGGCCCGGCAGCTTGCCGAGAAATTCGCCGAAACGGCGGAAGGCGCCTGCGGCTATTTCAACGGCATAGAAAACTTCCTCCCCTATTTTTACCGGGAAGTAATAACCATTCTGGATTACCTCCCGGCCGGGGCACCTGTCATTGTGGACGACCCGGTGCGGGTGAAGGAAATGATCGATTCCATCCAGCGGGAACGGATGGAGACTTACAGCGACCTTTTGAGCCGGGGAAGGGTTCTTCCCTCCCAGTTTCTGGCTTACGCCGGCTGGAGCGATATTCAGGGCGGCCTTTCCCGGCATCCCGTCATTTACAGTTCGCTGCTGCCGCGGCAGCCGGATTTTGTGAGGCCGCAGCAAACCTTCAGCCTTCCCTGGAAGGCGATGCCCAGTTTCCTGGGCAACCTGAAAATGCTTGCGGAGGAAATCCGCCACTGGCGCAAATCTGGCTATGCTACCGTTATTCTCGTATCCAGCCACCACCGGGCGCAGCAGATCCTTTCATCTTTAAAGGATCACGGGGTTGACGCCTTTTATGCCAGTTCCCCCGAAGGGCATGTGAGAAGCGGCAACGTGCTGGTTGCCGTCGGCAGTTTGAGCGGCGGCTTTGAACTTCCCGATTGCCGGTTGGCCGTCGTTACCGAGCGGGACATTTACGGCCAGTTCAGAAGGGTTAAAAGGGAGCGCAAGCGTGTCGGGCGGATGGCCCCCTTTGTCGATTTAAGAGTGGGCGACTACGTGGTCCATGCCAATCACGGCATCGGGCAGTATCTTGGCGTGGTTCCCCTGACCATCGGGGGGCATTCCCAAGAAAAGGGAATAACCCTGCTTGGGTCCAAGTAA
- a CDS encoding hypothetical protein (containing SrmB, superfamily II DNA and RNA helicases (COG0513) and TRCF domain) has product MRGHAFGPDTVWQKELEEAFPYEETPDQLRAVEEVKADMERPRPMDRLLCGDVGYGKTEVALRAAFKAVMDGKQVAILVPTTILAQQHYTTFRERLARFPVNIEVLSRFRTAREQRQVLQGLEQGTVDIVIGTHRLLQDDVRFKALGLLVVDEEQRFGVAHKERLKMIRKDVDVLTLTATPIPRTLHMSLIGVRDTSILETPPEDRYPVQTYVLEEDPVLIREAIRREMNRGGQVFFVYNRIMDLDQVALWLQELVPEARIAVAHGQMKEDELEQVMLDFIDRRYDVLVCTTIIENGLDISNVNTLLVKDANMMGLAQLYQLRGRVGRSNRLAHAYFTFRKDRVLGEAAEKRLAAIREFTELGSGFKIAMRDLEIRGAGNILGAEQHGHIAAVGFDLYCRLLEEAIREARGIDTVQPVETSIELPVEAYIPDSYVPDVNQKVEIYKRIAGLVSLDELSDLAEELVDRFGDLPPAVENLLAVAKVKVLAGRFKIKAISLLPGQLRLLFAPGHPLTGEVLVALSEKYRNMVKFNNAGDEFEIKLKVAGGCQREPASLLGRLERFLLDLEGREDHLSAASGAGSAPVQKIPPSFA; this is encoded by the coding sequence ATGCGCGGCCACGCTTTCGGGCCGGACACCGTCTGGCAGAAGGAGCTTGAGGAAGCCTTTCCTTATGAGGAAACGCCCGACCAGTTGCGTGCGGTGGAAGAGGTAAAGGCCGACATGGAGCGCCCCCGTCCGATGGACCGGCTGCTCTGCGGCGACGTGGGCTACGGCAAGACGGAGGTTGCCCTGCGGGCGGCCTTTAAGGCGGTCATGGACGGGAAGCAGGTTGCCATCCTGGTGCCCACGACCATCCTGGCCCAGCAGCATTACACCACCTTCCGGGAGCGGCTGGCCCGCTTCCCGGTTAACATAGAGGTTTTGAGCCGCTTCAGGACGGCGCGCGAGCAGCGCCAGGTGCTGCAGGGGCTGGAGCAGGGAACGGTGGATATAGTCATCGGGACCCACCGGCTGCTTCAGGACGACGTGCGTTTTAAAGCCCTTGGCCTTTTGGTGGTGGATGAGGAGCAGCGTTTCGGCGTGGCCCACAAGGAGCGGCTGAAAATGATCCGCAAGGACGTGGACGTCCTTACCTTAACGGCCACTCCCATCCCGCGCACCCTGCACATGTCCCTGATCGGGGTGCGGGACACCAGCATCCTGGAAACACCGCCGGAGGACCGGTACCCGGTGCAGACCTACGTTCTGGAGGAGGACCCGGTTTTGATCCGCGAAGCCATCCGCAGGGAAATGAACCGGGGCGGGCAGGTGTTTTTCGTTTATAACCGGATCATGGACCTGGACCAGGTGGCGCTATGGCTGCAGGAACTGGTTCCCGAGGCCAGGATTGCGGTGGCCCACGGACAGATGAAAGAGGATGAACTGGAGCAGGTAATGCTGGATTTTATAGACAGGCGGTACGATGTCCTGGTCTGCACCACCATCATTGAAAACGGGCTGGATATTTCCAATGTAAACACCCTTCTGGTCAAGGACGCCAACATGATGGGCCTGGCCCAGCTCTACCAGCTCCGGGGGCGGGTGGGCCGTTCCAACCGCCTGGCCCACGCCTACTTTACCTTCCGCAAGGACAGGGTGCTGGGCGAAGCTGCGGAAAAACGGCTGGCCGCAATCCGTGAATTTACCGAGCTGGGGTCGGGGTTTAAGATCGCCATGCGCGACCTGGAGATAAGGGGTGCCGGGAACATTCTGGGCGCCGAGCAGCACGGCCACATTGCGGCGGTGGGCTTCGACCTGTACTGCCGCCTGCTGGAGGAAGCCATCCGGGAGGCCAGGGGCATCGATACGGTCCAGCCGGTGGAAACTTCCATAGAACTGCCGGTGGAGGCCTATATACCCGACAGCTACGTCCCCGACGTCAACCAGAAGGTGGAAATTTATAAGAGAATTGCCGGCCTGGTTTCCCTGGACGAACTGTCCGACTTGGCCGAAGAACTGGTAGACCGCTTCGGGGATTTGCCGCCGGCGGTGGAGAACCTGCTGGCGGTGGCCAAGGTCAAGGTTCTGGCCGGCCGGTTCAAGATAAAGGCAATCAGCCTGCTGCCCGGCCAGTTGCGGCTGCTTTTTGCCCCCGGGCATCCCCTGACCGGCGAGGTTCTGGTGGCGTTGAGCGAAAAGTACCGGAACATGGTTAAATTCAACAATGCCGGCGATGAGTTTGAAATAAAGCTGAAGGTGGCCGGGGGCTGCCAGCGGGAGCCGGCCAGCCTGCTGGGCAGGCTGGAGCGTTTTCTGCTCGATCTGGAAGGCCGCGAGGATCATTTAAGCGCCGCAAGCGGGGCCGGCAGCGCCCCCGTCCAGAAGATACCGCCCAGTTTTGCTTGA
- the SurA gene encoding parvulin-like peptidyl-prolyl isomerase — translation MGKSTRQFIAAAVFLVIVAVLSGCSSRAVATVNGEKITAGELSQRLEEIKSNLEKQGFDFSGDKGKAFMESLRQETLEQMINTRLMLQEAKKLGPLTPEQVQEIIKPLKEQFSSAEEYQDFLAQIKMSEEEAAYILNLQEQVTGDVAPPAEADIKKYYDEHLEEFSRPEQLQVRHILFFVDGGDKGYPVQHTDAEAREMAEEAIAQLKAGKDFAELAREKSEDSGTRADGGLYTFSRDEAVKEFADAAYALKVGEYTADPVKTEYGYHIIKLEKKIPARQDPFEEVRQDIAGLLLEQARQEKFGEFMQQAKDRAEIVNKLAGKE, via the coding sequence GTGGGCAAAAGCACCAGGCAATTTATCGCGGCAGCGGTGTTCCTTGTCATTGTGGCCGTGCTGTCCGGCTGCAGCAGCAGGGCGGTGGCTACAGTCAACGGCGAGAAAATTACCGCCGGCGAGCTGTCCCAGCGGCTCGAGGAGATAAAGTCCAATCTTGAGAAACAGGGCTTTGATTTTAGCGGCGACAAAGGCAAGGCCTTCATGGAATCGCTTCGCCAGGAGACCCTGGAGCAGATGATCAACACCAGGCTGATGCTGCAGGAAGCGAAAAAACTGGGGCCTCTTACCCCGGAACAGGTCCAGGAGATAATAAAGCCCTTGAAGGAGCAGTTTTCCTCCGCTGAGGAGTACCAGGACTTCCTTGCCCAGATAAAAATGAGCGAGGAAGAAGCGGCCTACATTTTAAACCTGCAGGAGCAGGTGACCGGGGACGTGGCTCCCCCTGCGGAGGCCGACATTAAAAAGTATTACGATGAACACCTGGAAGAGTTCAGCCGGCCCGAACAGCTTCAGGTGCGTCACATCCTGTTTTTTGTTGACGGGGGGGACAAAGGCTATCCGGTGCAGCACACCGATGCCGAGGCCAGGGAAATGGCAGAGGAAGCCATAGCCCAGTTAAAAGCGGGCAAAGATTTTGCCGAACTGGCCAGGGAGAAGTCGGAGGACAGCGGCACCAGGGCGGACGGCGGTCTCTACACCTTCAGCCGGGACGAGGCCGTAAAGGAGTTTGCCGACGCGGCTTATGCCCTGAAGGTGGGCGAGTATACCGCCGACCCGGTGAAAACGGAATACGGGTACCACATAATCAAGCTGGAAAAGAAAATACCGGCCAGGCAGGATCCCTTTGAAGAGGTCAGGCAGGACATTGCCGGCCTGTTGCTGGAGCAGGCCAGGCAGGAGAAGTTCGGCGAGTTTATGCAGCAGGCAAAAGACAGGGCGGAAATAGTTAACAAGCTGGCCGGAAAAGAATAA
- the AbrB gene encoding regulators of stationary/sporulation gene expression translates to MKATGIVRRIDDLGRVVIPKEIRRTLRIREGDPLEIFVDREGEVILKKYSPIGELGDFAKEYADSLYEALGHITCIADRDIIIAVSGAPKKEFLNKPVGAAVEKAMEERKAVVINNPGEDPFCKDCMIVEDGECKYSSEVIAPIIAEGDPIGAVILASKEPNVKMGEMELKLAETAAGFLAKQMEQ, encoded by the coding sequence ATGAAAGCAACGGGCATAGTCCGCCGTATTGATGATCTTGGAAGGGTTGTCATACCGAAAGAAATCAGGAGGACTTTGCGGATTCGCGAAGGAGATCCCCTTGAGATCTTTGTTGACAGGGAAGGTGAGGTAATCCTTAAAAAGTATTCACCAATCGGTGAGCTTGGGGATTTTGCCAAAGAATACGCCGATTCCTTATATGAAGCTCTTGGTCATATAACCTGTATTGCCGACCGGGACATAATTATTGCCGTTTCCGGCGCCCCCAAAAAAGAATTTTTAAACAAGCCCGTCGGGGCTGCTGTTGAAAAAGCCATGGAAGAGCGCAAGGCCGTGGTCATCAATAATCCGGGGGAGGATCCCTTCTGCAAGGATTGTATGATTGTTGAAGACGGTGAGTGCAAGTATTCTTCCGAAGTTATTGCCCCGATTATCGCCGAAGGCGACCCTATCGGCGCCGTCATTCTTGCCTCCAAGGAGCCCAATGTGAAGATGGGCGAAATGGAACTTAAGCTGGCCGAGACCGCAGCCGGTTTTCTGGCCAAACAAATGGAGCAGTAG
- a CDS encoding conserved protein (containing tetrapyrrole methyltransferase domain and MazG-like (predicted pyrophosphatase) domain), with product MACEGHFPLLFSFLGAGFPGLFCTNETCFFERRLSAVMPLQARITIAGLGAGSPGEITLGVWEALKFSPLTFFRTERHPVVRWLREKGISFSTFDYIYEEEQSFQQVYRRIAEKVLEAARRGQVLYAVPGHPLVAEESVHLIVEQAEQDGLSVHILPAASFLDALCTALRLDPGRGLQVVDGLTLDRRRPSPGMAAVVTQVYSPLVASDVKLSLLEIYPAGHPVTVVRGAGIPGEERIRTVPLFELDRLDGIDHLTSVFVPPLAPQAEVAGDGGQASGGREGPEEPQEVEVIRTCEKSILDPAEDGVEEGCPAPDGDGGCRFPLDPLVDIMARLRGENGCPWDREQDHRTLKPYLLEEAYEVIEALDEEDMYKTCEELGDLLLQIVFHAQIAAENRHFDINDVIAGISEKMIRRHPHVFGSARVRDSGEVIRNWERIKAKEKGRRESILAGVPAFLPALVRAEKLQEKAAEAGFDWPDYRGALEKVREELDEIGAVVSAGNKAQIEKEVGDLIFSVVNLARLLGVNPEAALTGACGKFVRRFQHIEEMARAAGRDLSLCTLTELDEWWEEAKELENQEKNKG from the coding sequence GTGGCCTGTGAGGGCCACTTTCCTCTTTTATTTTCCTTTTTGGGAGCCGGTTTTCCCGGCCTTTTCTGCACGAATGAAACCTGTTTTTTCGAAAGGAGACTGTCTGCCGTTATGCCCCTTCAAGCGAGGATAACCATAGCAGGGCTGGGCGCCGGGTCGCCCGGGGAGATTACCTTGGGCGTGTGGGAGGCGCTGAAATTTTCCCCGCTCACCTTTTTCCGCACGGAAAGGCATCCTGTGGTGAGATGGCTGCGCGAGAAGGGCATATCCTTTTCCACCTTCGATTACATTTACGAGGAGGAACAGAGCTTTCAACAGGTTTACCGCCGCATTGCGGAGAAGGTGCTGGAGGCGGCGCGCCGGGGCCAGGTGCTGTACGCCGTGCCGGGGCACCCGCTGGTGGCCGAGGAGTCGGTGCACCTGATCGTTGAACAGGCCGAGCAGGACGGTTTAAGCGTGCACATTCTGCCGGCGGCAAGCTTTCTGGATGCCCTTTGCACGGCCCTCCGGCTGGACCCGGGCAGGGGCCTGCAGGTTGTTGACGGGCTGACCCTTGACAGGAGACGTCCGTCTCCCGGTATGGCGGCCGTGGTGACCCAGGTATATAGCCCTCTTGTGGCTTCGGATGTTAAACTATCCCTGCTTGAGATTTATCCTGCCGGGCATCCCGTAACGGTGGTGAGGGGGGCGGGCATACCGGGCGAAGAGAGGATCCGGACGGTGCCCCTCTTTGAGCTGGACAGGCTGGACGGCATAGATCACCTGACCAGCGTTTTTGTCCCGCCGCTGGCCCCTCAGGCGGAGGTAGCCGGAGACGGTGGTCAAGCTTCAGGAGGCCGGGAGGGCCCGGAAGAGCCGCAGGAGGTGGAGGTCATCAGAACCTGTGAGAAAAGCATCCTTGACCCGGCGGAAGACGGTGTTGAGGAAGGTTGTCCTGCCCCGGATGGTGACGGCGGTTGCCGTTTTCCCCTTGACCCGCTGGTTGACATAATGGCCCGGCTGCGCGGCGAAAACGGCTGCCCCTGGGACCGGGAGCAGGACCACCGCACCTTAAAGCCTTATCTCCTCGAGGAGGCTTACGAAGTAATAGAGGCCCTGGACGAGGAAGATATGTATAAAACATGTGAAGAATTGGGAGACTTATTACTGCAAATAGTATTTCACGCCCAGATAGCCGCCGAGAACCGGCATTTTGACATAAACGACGTCATTGCCGGGATCAGCGAAAAAATGATTCGCCGGCATCCGCACGTTTTCGGTTCGGCTAGGGTGCGCGACAGCGGCGAAGTGATAAGGAACTGGGAGAGAATCAAGGCAAAGGAAAAAGGAAGGCGTGAAAGCATTTTAGCCGGTGTGCCGGCCTTTCTTCCGGCCCTGGTGCGCGCGGAGAAGCTGCAGGAAAAGGCGGCCGAAGCCGGGTTCGACTGGCCTGATTACCGGGGAGCCCTGGAAAAGGTCCGCGAAGAGCTGGACGAGATCGGCGCTGTTGTTTCGGCCGGAAATAAGGCGCAGATTGAAAAGGAAGTGGGCGACCTTATTTTTTCCGTGGTAAACCTGGCCAGGCTGCTGGGGGTGAATCCCGAGGCGGCTCTGACGGGGGCCTGCGGAAAATTTGTCAGGCGCTTCCAGCATATTGAGGAAATGGCCCGGGCGGCCGGCAGGGATCTCTCGCTTTGCACCCTGACGGAGCTGGATGAATGGTGGGAGGAGGCTAAAGAGCTAGAAAATCAAGAAAAAAATAAAGGATAA
- the HimA gene encoding bacterial nucleoid DNA-binding protein, with protein MNKAELISNVAEKTELTKKDAEKAISAFLDTVGEALARGDKVQLVGFGTFEIRERAARKGRNPQTGEEINIAAARVPVFKAGKALRDAVLK; from the coding sequence ATGAACAAGGCTGAATTGATTTCGAATGTTGCCGAGAAAACGGAATTAACCAAAAAAGATGCCGAAAAAGCCATCAGCGCGTTCTTGGACACCGTTGGGGAAGCCCTGGCAAGGGGCGACAAGGTTCAGTTGGTCGGCTTCGGAACATTTGAAATCAGGGAGAGGGCAGCCCGCAAGGGGAGAAATCCGCAGACCGGCGAGGAAATCAATATAGCCGCCGCCCGGGTGCCTGTCTTTAAGGCGGGGAAAGCGCTCAGGGACGCGGTGTTAAAATAA
- a CDS encoding ribosome-associated heat shock protein (implicated in the recycling of the 50S subunit (S4 paralog)) → MRLDKFLKVSRVIKRRTLAKEVCDRGQVEVNGRPAKAGTEIKPGDVLAINFGHRLLRLEILSVQENVPAKLAAELYRVVEDRVT, encoded by the coding sequence TTGCGCCTGGACAAGTTTCTCAAGGTGTCCCGGGTAATCAAGCGGCGCACGCTGGCCAAAGAGGTCTGCGACAGAGGGCAGGTGGAGGTGAACGGGCGGCCGGCAAAGGCAGGCACGGAAATAAAGCCGGGCGACGTGCTGGCCATTAATTTCGGCCACCGCCTGCTCAGGCTGGAGATTTTGTCGGTTCAGGAAAACGTGCCGGCCAAGCTGGCGGCGGAACTGTACCGGGTTGTTGAGGACAGGGTTACATAA
- the SpoIID gene encoding sporulation protein and related proteins, membrane protein, which yields MSRYPLAKTALILLAACLLTAGCAKRPAPAPKPALQEEPTISLYDNKTGEKKNIKIEEYIQGVVAAEMDTKWPVNALAAQAILARTFTMENIKAGRVRQLHGTDASTSVEEFQAYEPSKINDNVRQAVERTRGEVITHGDGFIHAWFSACDGGISATAEEGLAYTREPTPYVKGGVQDGCLSITEPQNRAWEARIPAEQVRAAVKKITGQDPGPLTSASIVKKGPSGRAEQIKIGNATVGGPALRLALGSEKMRSTLLSEIRVEGGRVVFKGKGFGHGVGMCQWGARLMAEQGKSPEDIINFYFKDIKIERQWK from the coding sequence ATGTCACGTTACCCACTGGCAAAGACGGCGCTGATTCTGCTGGCGGCCTGTCTTTTAACAGCGGGCTGCGCCAAAAGGCCGGCCCCGGCGCCCAAGCCGGCGCTGCAGGAGGAGCCCACCATATCCCTGTACGACAACAAGACCGGCGAGAAGAAGAACATTAAGATCGAAGAATACATACAGGGCGTGGTGGCGGCCGAAATGGACACCAAATGGCCGGTAAACGCCCTGGCCGCCCAGGCGATACTGGCCCGTACCTTTACCATGGAAAACATAAAGGCGGGCCGGGTCAGGCAGCTGCACGGCACCGACGCTTCCACCAGCGTGGAGGAGTTTCAGGCCTACGAGCCGTCCAAGATTAACGACAACGTCCGGCAGGCGGTGGAACGGACCAGGGGCGAGGTGATAACCCACGGCGACGGCTTTATCCATGCCTGGTTTTCAGCCTGTGACGGCGGAATTTCGGCCACGGCGGAAGAGGGGCTGGCCTACACCAGGGAGCCTACCCCTTATGTCAAGGGAGGCGTTCAGGACGGCTGCCTGTCCATAACCGAGCCGCAGAACAGGGCCTGGGAGGCCCGGATACCGGCGGAGCAGGTCAGGGCGGCGGTAAAAAAAATAACGGGACAGGACCCCGGGCCGCTTACCTCTGCCTCCATTGTAAAGAAGGGGCCATCGGGGAGGGCCGAGCAGATTAAGATCGGCAACGCCACCGTCGGCGGGCCGGCCCTGAGGCTGGCGCTGGGCAGCGAGAAAATGCGTTCCACGCTCCTTTCAGAGATCCGCGTGGAGGGAGGACGGGTTGTTTTTAAAGGCAAGGGCTTCGGCCACGGAGTGGGAATGTGCCAGTGGGGAGCCAGGCTGATGGCGGAGCAGGGCAAGTCGCCGGAGGACATAATCAACTTTTACTTTAAAGACATAAAAATAGAGCGGCAGTGGAAGTAG
- a CDS encoding hypothetical membrane protein: MQGVVFLESLAGQVKSFAATVAAGAAAGFCYDYYRAVRKAFRLKKAGSLLGDALFWLAVTAVVFLMLLWGNWGEVRLYVFIGLGLGALAYFRLLGSTARRLMHYKFFLLFKAWKLLTRAVLLLWAATLFPFRLLALILSYPLKCLRGPSVKARSRLKSAFHRVAAKGAGPAGRLKARFSRLAFWKRNKQI; the protein is encoded by the coding sequence TTGCAGGGGGTGGTTTTTCTGGAATCCCTGGCCGGTCAGGTGAAATCTTTTGCAGCCACCGTTGCGGCGGGGGCGGCGGCCGGTTTTTGCTATGACTACTACAGGGCGGTCAGAAAAGCGTTCAGGCTAAAAAAGGCCGGTTCTTTGCTGGGGGATGCTTTGTTCTGGCTTGCCGTCACCGCCGTGGTTTTTCTCATGCTGCTCTGGGGAAACTGGGGCGAGGTGCGCCTGTACGTTTTTATCGGCCTGGGCCTGGGCGCCCTGGCTTACTTTCGCCTGCTCGGCAGCACGGCCCGCCGCCTGATGCATTACAAATTTTTTTTGCTTTTCAAAGCCTGGAAGCTTCTGACCAGGGCGGTGCTGCTTTTGTGGGCAGCCACCCTTTTCCCTTTCCGCCTGCTTGCCCTGATTCTGTCGTACCCCCTGAAATGTTTGAGGGGGCCCTCCGTTAAGGCCAGAAGCAGGCTGAAATCCGCTTTCCACAGAGTGGCCGCTAAAGGCGCCGGGCCGGCCGGCCGGCTTAAAGCCCGGTTTTCCCGGCTGGCGTTCTGGAAAAGAAATAAGCAAATTTAA
- a CDS encoding predicted integral membrane protein — MIRGASTQAERVSGINLPLKFYLKLIISAGLLAWVLSRVPLPSLWNAVNGCGWPWIVLSFAVVNACMLVSALKWQLLLNAQHIRLSFTRVLSFYYVGLFANNFLPSSIGGDAMRIYDAARASGKAGEAAASVVMERLLASLALAFTAAVAVMLRPDYRGNGLFLWLTGGIAVFCLAATVILFAWPFNENGPVGRWLCRLSRYKKEPQVLFGVMLLSFLFQGLLVVSNIFIFKAFGVDIPLPVHFFYIPLIMAATMLPASVNGIGIREGMYAMLYGLAGVEPATAVACSLLFWALVTVASLAGGIILAARK, encoded by the coding sequence ATGATTAGAGGCGCGTCGACACAGGCGGAAAGGGTTTCAGGGATTAACCTGCCCCTGAAATTTTACTTAAAGCTAATAATCAGCGCGGGATTGCTAGCCTGGGTTTTGAGCAGGGTTCCGTTGCCGTCCCTGTGGAACGCCGTGAACGGATGCGGTTGGCCCTGGATCGTTCTGTCCTTTGCCGTGGTCAATGCCTGCATGCTCGTAAGCGCCCTCAAATGGCAGCTTTTGTTAAACGCCCAGCATATCCGGCTTTCTTTTACCAGGGTGCTGTCGTTTTATTACGTGGGCCTTTTTGCCAATAATTTTCTGCCGTCCAGCATCGGCGGCGACGCCATGCGGATTTACGACGCGGCCAGAGCCTCCGGCAAAGCCGGGGAGGCGGCAGCCTCGGTGGTTATGGAGCGCCTTCTGGCTTCCCTGGCCCTGGCCTTTACCGCCGCTGTGGCCGTAATGCTCAGGCCGGATTACAGGGGCAACGGCCTTTTCCTCTGGCTGACCGGCGGGATCGCGGTGTTTTGTCTGGCTGCAACTGTCATCCTGTTTGCCTGGCCGTTTAATGAAAACGGACCGGTAGGGCGGTGGCTGTGCCGCTTAAGCAGGTATAAGAAAGAACCACAGGTGCTTTTTGGAGTGATGCTTCTTTCTTTTCTGTTTCAGGGCCTGCTGGTGGTATCAAACATTTTTATTTTTAAGGCTTTTGGCGTGGACATCCCCTTGCCGGTACACTTCTTTTACATCCCGCTAATCATGGCCGCAACGATGCTGCCGGCATCGGTTAACGGAATCGGGATTAGAGAAGGGATGTATGCAATGCTCTACGGCCTGGCCGGGGTCGAACCGGCCACGGCGGTGGCCTGTTCGCTGCTTTTTTGGGCTTTGGTGACAGTTGCCAGTCTGGCCGGCGGAATTATTCTGGCCGCAAGGAAATAA
- a CDS encoding hypothetical membrane protein, with the protein MQDLYEEVRSRAGRYFDEGYNCAQAVALSNIEALKGRADGVRQLAAGFGRGMNAGCACGAVCGGILAIGCLLAGPETKGFDETVEEAAAELHRRFAAEFGLVCCKGLRKKLSPFKNARCRNITVTAAAITLDLLLARKKPSPAPVGVHAL; encoded by the coding sequence GTGCAGGATTTATACGAAGAAGTGCGCAGCAGGGCCGGCAGGTATTTTGACGAGGGGTACAACTGCGCCCAGGCCGTGGCGCTAAGCAACATCGAGGCGCTGAAAGGCCGGGCGGACGGCGTGAGGCAACTGGCCGCCGGCTTTGGGCGGGGGATGAACGCAGGCTGCGCCTGCGGGGCCGTTTGTGGGGGGATCCTGGCCATCGGCTGCCTGCTGGCCGGGCCTGAGACAAAAGGTTTTGATGAAACGGTTGAAGAGGCCGCCGCCGAACTGCACCGGAGGTTTGCTGCCGAGTTCGGCCTGGTTTGCTGCAAGGGGCTGCGCAAGAAGCTGTCACCCTTTAAAAATGCCCGGTGCAGGAACATTACCGTAACCGCCGCCGCCATTACTTTAGACCTGCTCCTGGCCAGGAAAAAGCCGTCACCGGCGCCGGTCGGTGTACATGCTCTTTAA